A window from Neoarius graeffei isolate fNeoGra1 chromosome 14, fNeoGra1.pri, whole genome shotgun sequence encodes these proteins:
- the LOC132898349 gene encoding urotensin-2 receptor: MNFSRSRSFTGAPRNSNSGFTDELVITSTFGTLLSLVYVVGVSGNVYTLVVMCHSIRFATSMYISIINLALADLLYLSTIPFVVCTYFLKDWYFGDVGCRILLSLDLLTMHASIFTLTVMCMERYLAVTKPLDNVKRSKSYRKAMAWGVWILSLLLTMPMVIMVNQTSRKAADGSVKRMCAPIWAPLAYKIYLTVLFGTSIMAPGLIIGYLYTKLARTYLESQRSSALNKGTKRSPKQKVLIMIFTIVLVFWACFLPFWIWQLLPLYHKPLALAPHIRTCINYLVACLTYSNSCINPFLYTLLTKNYREYLKNRHKSFYRYTSSFKKRPPSLYSWGKSASSSNQFEFNSDTLVMSQLKVQ, from the coding sequence ATGAATTTCAGCAGGTCTCGGTCTTTCACAGGCGCCCCCCGGAACAGCAATTCGGGCTTCACCGACGAGCTggtcatcacctctacttttggcACCCTGCTCTCGCTTGTTTACGTGGTTGGCGTTTCGGGAAACGTGTACACTCTGGTCGTGATGTGCCACTCCATTCGCTTCGCTACCTCCATGTACATCTCGATCATTAACTTGGCCCTGGCGGACTTGCTGTACCTCTCCACGATCCCGTTCGTGGTGTGCACGTACTTCCTCAAGGACTGGTACTTCGGGGACGTGGGCTGTCGCATCCTGCTCAGTCTGGACCTCCTCACCATGCACGCAAGCATCTTCACCTTAACCGTCATGTGCATGGAGCGCTACTTGGCCGTGACGAAGCCGCTGGACAACGTGAAACGCTCCAAAAGCTATCGGAAAGCCATGGCTTGGGGGGTATGGATCCTGTCTCTGCTCCTAACCATGCCCATGGTCATCATGGTGAACCAGACGAGCAGAAAGGCCGCAGACGGAAGCGTAAAACGCATGTGCGCTCCGATTTGGGCACCTCTGGCGTATAAGATTTACTTAACTGTTCTGTTTGGCACCAGTATCATGGCACCTGGCCTTATTATTGGCTACCTGTACACCAAATTAGCCAGGACATACCTGGAATCCCAGAGAAGCTCAGCTCTAAATAAGGGCACCAAGCGGTCACCTAAGCAAAAAGTGCTGATCATGATCTTTACGATCGTGCTCGTGTTCTGGGCCTGTTTCCTGCCCTTTTGGATCTGGCAGCTTCTGCCCCTCTATCACAAACCCCTGGCATTGGCTCCTCATATACGCACGTGTATTAACTACCTGGTGGCGTGTCTGACCTACAGCAACAGCTGCATCAACCCGTTTTTGTACACACTGCTCACCAAGAACTACCGGGAGTACCTGAAAAACCGCCACAAGAGCTTCTACCGCTACACGTCATCGTTCAAGAAGCGGCCGCCGAGCTTGTACTCGTGGGGAAAGTCTGCATCATCGAGCAATCAGTTCGAGTTCAACTCCGACACACTGGTCATGTCACAGCTGAAGGTGCAGTGA